The Gemmatimonadaceae bacterium genome includes a window with the following:
- a CDS encoding zinc-dependent alcohol dehydrogenase family protein has product MRATVMYGPGDVRIETVPDAAIRTPTDALVRVTRACICGSDLWPYKEMERTDTGRRMGHEFIGVVEDVGADVRTVQCGDVVVAPFAISDGTCELCHEGVHTSCLHGQWWGGKDNDGGQGEAVRVPLADGTLVKLPVGADDALMPSLLTLSDVMGTGHHAALAARVAPGKSVAVVGDGAVGLCGVIAAKRLGAEQIILLGRHADRIALAREFGATDVVSERGEEAVERVRVLTRGIGAHAVLECVGSAPAMETATRIARPGGAVGRVGVPHYDAVPDTTRTFYDNVTVSGGPAPVRAYIEALLPDVLEGRIQPGRVFDRVTDLEGVPDGYRAMDEREAIKVMITF; this is encoded by the coding sequence GTGAGAGCCACCGTGATGTACGGCCCGGGCGACGTCCGGATCGAGACCGTGCCCGATGCCGCGATTCGGACGCCGACCGATGCGCTGGTGCGCGTGACGCGCGCCTGCATCTGCGGCAGCGACCTGTGGCCGTACAAGGAGATGGAGCGGACGGACACTGGACGCCGCATGGGCCACGAGTTCATCGGCGTCGTCGAGGATGTGGGCGCCGACGTGCGCACGGTGCAGTGCGGTGACGTCGTGGTCGCGCCGTTCGCCATCTCTGACGGCACGTGTGAACTGTGCCACGAGGGTGTGCACACGTCGTGTCTCCACGGCCAGTGGTGGGGCGGCAAGGACAACGACGGTGGCCAAGGCGAGGCGGTGCGTGTGCCGCTCGCAGACGGCACGCTGGTCAAGCTGCCCGTCGGCGCCGATGACGCGCTGATGCCGTCGCTGCTCACGCTCTCCGACGTGATGGGCACGGGGCACCACGCGGCGCTCGCCGCGCGCGTGGCGCCCGGCAAGTCGGTCGCGGTCGTCGGCGACGGCGCGGTGGGACTCTGTGGCGTCATCGCCGCCAAGCGGCTCGGCGCCGAGCAGATCATCCTGTTGGGCCGGCACGCCGACCGGATCGCGCTCGCGCGCGAGTTCGGCGCGACCGACGTCGTCAGCGAGCGCGGTGAGGAAGCCGTCGAGCGGGTGCGCGTGCTGACACGCGGGATTGGTGCGCACGCGGTGCTCGAGTGCGTCGGCAGCGCGCCGGCGATGGAGACGGCCACGCGCATTGCACGGCCCGGCGGCGCCGTCGGACGCGTCGGCGTCCCGCACTACGACGCGGTGCCCGACACGACGCGGACGTTCTACGACAACGTGACCGTGAGCGGGGGGCCGGCGCCGGTGCGCGCCTACATCGAAGCGCTGCTGCCGGACGTGCTCGAGGGCCGCATCCAGCCGGGCCGCGTCTTCGACCGTGTGACGGACCTCGAGGGGGTGCCCGACGGTTACCGCGCGATGGATGAGCGCGAGGCGATCAAGGTGATGATCACGTTCTGA
- a CDS encoding cupin domain-containing protein — protein MKITRSGAQRSAKGPADWFTGTVRIDPLFAAEGGARAAGNAVTFEPGARTAWHTHPLGQVLIVTFGRGLVQREGGPVEEIRPGDVVWFEAGEKHWHGAAPETAMQHIAVQEALDGKAVEWMEHVSDEQYGQPGGAAK, from the coding sequence ATGAAGATCACGCGGAGTGGCGCGCAGCGGTCGGCGAAGGGCCCCGCGGACTGGTTTACGGGCACAGTCCGCATCGACCCATTGTTCGCCGCCGAGGGCGGCGCGCGGGCCGCGGGCAACGCGGTCACGTTCGAGCCCGGGGCGCGCACGGCGTGGCACACTCACCCGCTTGGCCAGGTGCTCATCGTGACCTTCGGCCGGGGGCTGGTGCAGCGCGAGGGCGGGCCCGTCGAGGAGATCCGACCGGGCGACGTCGTGTGGTTCGAGGCGGGTGAGAAGCACTGGCACGGCGCGGCGCCCGAGACGGCGATGCAACACATCGCCGTGCAGGAGGCGCTCGACGGCAAGGCGGTCGAGTGGATGGAGCACGTGAGCGACGAGCAGTACGGCCAACCTGGAGGAGCAGCGAAGTGA
- a CDS encoding GNAT family N-acetyltransferase — protein sequence MSARVDALDASVDRPLVRDATGADLPRLGRLGALLVEEHHAYDERRFLPTRERLPLDYAGFLLRQMRDANAVVLVAEDHGDVIGYAYATVEGHDYMALRGPAGVLQDVIVDPEARGRGVGCLLLEAAVVALAARGAPQVVLSTAARNERAQRLFARSGFRPTMIEMTRELGGDPSHEEGR from the coding sequence ATGAGCGCGCGCGTGGACGCGTTGGACGCGTCGGTGGACCGCCCGCTTGTGCGGGACGCGACGGGCGCGGACCTGCCGCGCCTCGGACGGCTCGGCGCGCTGCTCGTCGAGGAGCACCACGCGTACGATGAGCGGCGCTTCCTGCCGACGCGCGAACGGCTGCCGCTCGACTACGCGGGGTTCTTGCTCCGCCAGATGCGCGACGCGAACGCCGTGGTGCTGGTCGCGGAGGACCACGGGGACGTGATCGGCTACGCCTACGCGACCGTCGAGGGCCACGATTACATGGCCCTCCGCGGCCCCGCCGGCGTCCTGCAAGACGTGATTGTCGACCCGGAGGCCCGGGGCCGCGGCGTCGGGTGCCTGCTGCTCGAAGCGGCGGTCGTGGCGCTCGCGGCGCGCGGCGCCCCGCAAGTCGTACTGTCGACCGCGGCGCGCAACGAGCGCGCGCAGCGACTCTTCGCGCGCTCAGGCTTCCGGCCCACGATGATCGAGATGACTCGGGAGCTGGGCGGCGATCCTTCACACGAGGAGGGGCGATGA
- a CDS encoding SDR family oxidoreductase, producing MTNVIVVIGAGQIGQAIARRVGVGKHVVLADLREDNAKAAAEVMGNAGYDVSTATVDVSSRDDVHALAARAAGLGDVTGLIHAAGVSPSQAPPATVLRVDLYGTALVLEEFGGVIARGASGVVISSQSGHRLPPLSVEQNRALATTPTEGLLGLDFLQPDRVKDSLHAYQLAKRGNSLRVMSEAVRWGQRGARINTISPGIVMTPLAKDELTGPRGAGYRRMIEGSVARRAGTPDEVGAVGALLMGPDGGFITGSDFLMDGGVTASYWYGDVSEVRTPAEDNA from the coding sequence ATGACGAACGTGATCGTGGTAATCGGGGCGGGCCAGATCGGCCAGGCCATCGCGCGCCGGGTCGGTGTGGGCAAGCACGTCGTGCTCGCCGACCTGCGCGAGGACAATGCGAAGGCGGCCGCCGAGGTGATGGGGAACGCCGGCTACGACGTGAGCACGGCGACGGTCGACGTGTCGTCGCGTGACGACGTGCACGCGCTCGCTGCGCGGGCCGCCGGCCTCGGGGACGTCACGGGCCTCATCCACGCCGCGGGCGTCTCCCCGTCGCAGGCGCCGCCGGCGACGGTGCTCCGGGTCGACCTGTACGGCACGGCCCTCGTGCTCGAGGAGTTCGGCGGCGTCATCGCCCGCGGCGCATCGGGCGTCGTCATCTCGTCGCAGTCCGGGCACCGCCTGCCGCCACTCTCGGTGGAGCAGAACCGCGCGCTCGCGACGACGCCCACGGAAGGGCTGTTGGGCCTCGACTTCCTGCAGCCCGACCGGGTCAAGGACTCGCTCCATGCGTACCAGCTCGCGAAGCGCGGCAACTCGCTGCGCGTGATGTCGGAGGCCGTGCGCTGGGGACAACGCGGTGCGCGCATCAACACGATCAGCCCGGGCATCGTCATGACGCCGCTCGCGAAGGACGAGCTGACCGGGCCCCGGGGCGCCGGCTACCGGCGGATGATCGAGGGATCGGTGGCGAGGCGGGCCGGGACCCCGGACGAGGTGGGCGCCGTGGGCGCGCTGCTCATGGGCCCTGACGGCGGCTTCATCACCGGGAGCGACTTCCTGATGGACGGCGGCGTGACGGCGTCCTACTGGTACGGCGACGTCAGCGAGGTGCGTACTCCCGCGGAGGACAACGCATGA
- a CDS encoding IS3 family transposase (programmed frameshift), which translates to MGRPTKFSPEVKDRAVRVVREHQREYGSQYQAICSVAEKIGCHPETLRGWVRRSEVDDGVRPGVTTEEQSRVAALEREVKELRRANEILKKAAALFRPGGARPPRDVMYRFIEEHREPYGVEPICAVREIAPSSYYEARAHARDPSRRAPRVQREAVVRRAIRRVWDDSQGLYGVRKVWHQLRREGTSVARCTVERLMHAEGLAGVVRGRRVYTTVPDETAPRPADLVQRRFSATRPNELWVADFTYVATWGGMVYVAFVIDVFSRYIVGWRASATMRTDLALDAVEQAVYARQPAAPLIHHSDRGSQYLAIRYTERLAAAGIEASVGSRGDAYDNALAESVIGLLKTEVIRRRGPWRSLEDVEFATLSWVHWFNTTRLLEPLGYLPPAEFEVQHYDTITLGAKQAVA; encoded by the exons ATGGGCAGACCAACGAAGTTTTCCCCCGAGGTCAAGGACCGGGCCGTCCGCGTGGTGCGTGAGCACCAGCGCGAGTACGGGAGCCAGTACCAGGCGATCTGCTCGGTCGCGGAGAAGATCGGCTGTCATCCGGAAACGCTCCGCGGGTGGGTGCGGCGGAGCGAAGTGGATGACGGCGTACGCCCCGGCGTCACGACGGAGGAGCAATCGCGGGTCGCCGCGTTGGAGCGCGAGGTCAAGGAGCTCCGGCGGGCGAACGAGATCCTCAAGAAGGCGGCGGCGT TATTTCGCCCAGGCGGAGCTCGACCGCCGCGGGACGTGATGTACCGGTTCATCGAGGAGCATCGCGAACCGTACGGTGTCGAGCCGATCTGCGCAGTGCGGGAGATCGCGCCGTCCAGTTACTACGAGGCGCGGGCCCACGCGCGGGACCCGTCGCGTCGCGCCCCGCGCGTGCAACGGGAGGCCGTGGTGCGCCGCGCGATTCGGCGCGTCTGGGACGACAGTCAGGGCCTCTACGGCGTGCGGAAGGTGTGGCACCAACTGCGGCGTGAGGGGACGTCGGTCGCACGGTGTACCGTCGAGCGCTTGATGCATGCCGAGGGGCTCGCGGGCGTCGTGCGCGGCCGGCGCGTGTACACGACGGTGCCTGACGAGACGGCGCCGCGGCCCGCGGATCTCGTCCAGCGGCGCTTCAGCGCGACGCGCCCGAACGAACTGTGGGTCGCCGACTTCACGTACGTTGCGACGTGGGGCGGGATGGTGTACGTCGCCTTCGTCATCGATGTGTTCTCACGCTACATCGTCGGCTGGCGCGCCTCGGCCACCATGCGCACGGATCTCGCGCTCGACGCCGTGGAGCAAGCGGTGTACGCCCGGCAGCCGGCGGCGCCGCTGATTCACCACTCGGACCGCGGGTCGCAATACCTCGCGATTCGCTACACCGAGCGGCTCGCGGCGGCCGGCATCGAAGCGTCCGTCGGCAGTCGCGGGGACGCGTACGACAACGCCCTGGCGGAGAGCGTGATCGGTCTGTTGAAGACGGAGGTCATTCGCCGGCGCGGACCGTGGCGTTCCCTCGAGGACGTCGAGTTCGCGACCCTCTCGTGGGTCCACTGGTTCAACACGACACGGCTCCTCGAACCACTCGGCTACCTTCCCCCAGCCGAGTTCGAGGTCCAGCATTACGACACGATCACCCTTGGTGCCAAGCAAGCCGTGGCCTGA